From a single Streptomyces sp. NBC_00377 genomic region:
- a CDS encoding amidohydrolase family protein: MTSGLFDVHAHHLPDFYVRQATAAGHTHPDGMAAWPAWSVRDHLDLMDRNGIETAMLSLSSPGVHFGDDKAARLLARRVNEYTAEVTRDHPGRFGSFVSLPLPDVDGALEEIAFAFDELGADGVALLTHTHGVYLGDERLAPVFAELGRRRAVVFLHPTSPVCWEQSALGRPRPMVEYIFDTARTVTDLVMAGVLTRHPDLRIIVPHCGGAIPVLADRINEFMRIFAPGQEAPPSDAVQQLRALYYDIAGTAFPRQAPALLKLADPDRVLFGSDYCWTPATLADTHITAIDAAEPPAEGATWRSLTTANAKRLFPRAAPR, encoded by the coding sequence ATGACCTCCGGCCTCTTCGACGTCCACGCCCATCACCTCCCCGACTTCTACGTCCGGCAGGCGACCGCTGCCGGCCACACCCACCCCGACGGCATGGCCGCCTGGCCCGCGTGGTCCGTGCGAGACCACCTGGATCTGATGGACCGCAACGGCATCGAGACCGCGATGCTCTCCCTCTCCTCCCCCGGCGTGCACTTCGGCGACGACAAGGCGGCCCGCCTCCTCGCCCGGCGCGTCAACGAGTACACCGCCGAAGTGACGCGGGACCACCCCGGCCGCTTCGGATCCTTCGTGTCGCTTCCGCTGCCGGACGTGGACGGCGCGTTGGAGGAGATCGCCTTCGCATTCGACGAACTGGGCGCCGACGGCGTGGCGTTGCTGACGCACACCCATGGCGTGTACCTGGGCGACGAACGCCTCGCCCCGGTGTTCGCAGAGCTGGGCCGCCGCCGGGCCGTGGTGTTCCTGCATCCCACCTCGCCCGTGTGCTGGGAGCAGTCCGCCCTCGGCAGGCCGCGCCCGATGGTCGAGTACATCTTCGACACGGCCCGCACCGTCACGGACCTGGTGATGGCGGGCGTCCTGACACGCCACCCGGACCTGCGGATCATCGTCCCGCACTGCGGTGGCGCGATCCCCGTCCTGGCCGACCGCATCAACGAGTTCATGCGGATCTTCGCGCCCGGTCAGGAGGCACCTCCGAGCGACGCCGTGCAGCAACTGCGCGCGCTGTACTACGACATCGCGGGTACGGCCTTCCCACGCCAGGCGCCCGCACTGCTGAAGCTGGCAGACCCCGACCGCGTCCTCTTCGGCAGCGACTACTGCTGGACGCCCGCGACGCTGGCCGACACGCACATCACGGCGATCGACGCGGCCGAGCCACCGGCGGAAGGCGCCACCTGGCGTTCGCTCACCACAGCCAACGCCAAGCGCCTGTTCCCCCGCGCGGCTCCGCGCTGA
- a CDS encoding aldo/keto reductase → MHTRTLGRDLRVSAIGLGAMGMSQSYGPNPGDRSDMIAVLRGAVDQGVTFFDTAEVYGPYANEELVGEALAPVRNQVVIATKFGFRIEDGAPVGLNSQPEQIRSVANASLKRLGVDRLDLFYQHRVDPEVPIEDVAGTVGELVREGKVRCFGLSEAGAQTIRRAHTVHPVTAVQSEYSLWTRDPEPEVLPTCVTLGIGFVPFSPLGKGFLTGSVDASTSFAADDVRTTIPRFTAENRAANQALVEHVTSLAQGKDATPGQIALAWLLARHPSIVPIPGTRRSARIEENLGATQVPLSADELADLDELADRIGVRGDRYNEHHMSLVDK, encoded by the coding sequence ATGCACACGCGAACGCTCGGTCGCGACCTTCGAGTCTCCGCCATCGGCCTCGGCGCCATGGGCATGTCCCAGAGTTACGGCCCCAACCCTGGTGACCGGAGCGACATGATCGCCGTGCTCCGCGGAGCCGTCGATCAGGGAGTCACGTTCTTCGACACCGCGGAGGTCTACGGCCCCTACGCCAACGAGGAACTCGTCGGAGAGGCCCTCGCCCCGGTGCGTAACCAGGTGGTCATCGCCACCAAGTTCGGTTTCCGCATCGAGGACGGTGCACCCGTCGGACTGAACAGCCAGCCCGAGCAGATCCGCTCCGTCGCGAACGCCTCGCTCAAAAGGCTCGGGGTCGACAGGCTCGACCTGTTCTACCAGCATCGCGTCGACCCGGAAGTGCCCATCGAGGACGTCGCCGGGACCGTGGGCGAGTTGGTGCGGGAGGGTAAGGTCCGCTGCTTCGGGCTGTCGGAGGCCGGTGCGCAGACCATCCGCCGTGCCCACACGGTCCACCCGGTGACGGCGGTGCAGAGCGAGTACTCGCTGTGGACCCGGGATCCCGAGCCGGAGGTCCTGCCGACGTGCGTGACGCTGGGGATCGGATTCGTGCCCTTCAGCCCGCTCGGCAAGGGGTTCCTCACCGGGTCCGTGGACGCGTCGACATCGTTCGCAGCCGACGACGTCCGCACCACCATTCCCCGATTCACGGCCGAGAACCGGGCCGCGAACCAGGCCCTCGTCGAACACGTCACGTCACTCGCCCAGGGCAAGGACGCCACACCGGGGCAGATCGCACTCGCCTGGCTGCTGGCCCGACATCCGTCCATCGTGCCGATCCCCGGGACCCGGCGCAGTGCGCGCATCGAGGAGAACCTCGGCGCCACGCAGGTGCCGCTGTCCGCCGACGAACTGGCCGACCTCGACGAACTCGCCGACCGGATCGGGGTCCGGGGAGACCGCTACAACGAGCACCACATGTCGCTGGTGGACAAGTAG